A genomic region of Salinibacter pepae contains the following coding sequences:
- the tkt gene encoding transketolase gives MATDLLEETDIETQTINTIRFLSADAVERAQSGHPGTPMGLAPVAYVLWTRHLRHNPQDPDWPGRDRFVLSAGHASMLLYSLLHLTGYDLPMEELKGFRQWGSRTPGHPEAHLTPGVETTTGPLGQGFANGIGMAIAEQLLADEFNEEGFPLFDHHTYAICSDGDLMEGISQEAASLAGHLGLGKLVYLFDDNDITIDGSTDLAFTEDVAARFEAYGWHVAHVEDANDLEAVDGAIEEAKAETERPSLIRVQSHIGYGSPNKQDTAAAHGAPLGEEELRGAKEALGWPTEETFYVPDAVYDHMRAAKTEGQEAQREWEGLRADYEEAHPEQAARLKRWMNRELPEGWEEALPAFEPTADTGEERATRKASGLTLEALAPEVGYLIGGSADLTGSNKTDVEGRGDFQKDSRSGRYFRFGVREHAMAGLANGMALHGGIQPYAGTFLIFSDYLRPSLRLSALMEQPVVYVFTHDSIGLGEDGPTHQPVEHLMALRAIPGATLIRPADANEAARAWAAAVTRTGGPTALALTRQTLPIFDRTELTTAEGLHRGAYILREAAGQPDAVLMGTGSEVQHALQAARALEKDGIQAQVVSMPSWELFEEQSETYRRKVLPPSVEARVSIEAGVTQGWERYVGPEGTAIGVDRFGASAPGERVMEAYGLTATRVAEEARSLVRG, from the coding sequence ATGGCGACGGACCTCCTTGAGGAGACAGACATCGAGACCCAGACGATCAACACCATCCGGTTCTTGTCGGCCGACGCGGTCGAGCGGGCCCAGAGCGGGCACCCAGGGACGCCGATGGGGCTGGCGCCGGTGGCCTACGTCCTGTGGACCCGCCACCTGCGGCACAATCCGCAGGACCCAGACTGGCCGGGGCGGGACCGGTTCGTGCTGTCGGCGGGCCACGCCTCGATGCTTCTGTACAGCCTGCTCCACCTGACCGGCTACGACCTGCCGATGGAGGAGCTGAAAGGCTTCCGGCAGTGGGGCAGCCGGACGCCCGGCCACCCGGAGGCGCACCTGACGCCAGGCGTGGAGACGACGACCGGCCCGCTCGGGCAGGGCTTTGCCAACGGGATCGGGATGGCGATCGCCGAGCAGCTCCTGGCCGACGAGTTCAACGAGGAGGGCTTTCCGCTTTTCGACCACCACACGTATGCCATCTGTTCGGACGGGGACCTGATGGAGGGCATCTCGCAGGAGGCCGCCTCCCTGGCGGGCCACCTCGGGCTGGGCAAGCTGGTGTACCTCTTCGACGACAACGACATCACGATCGACGGCTCCACGGACCTGGCCTTCACCGAGGACGTGGCCGCCCGGTTTGAGGCCTACGGCTGGCACGTGGCCCACGTGGAGGACGCAAACGACCTGGAGGCGGTCGACGGCGCGATCGAGGAGGCGAAGGCCGAGACCGAGCGGCCCTCGCTGATCCGGGTCCAGTCCCACATCGGCTACGGCAGCCCGAACAAGCAGGACACCGCCGCGGCCCACGGGGCGCCGCTCGGCGAGGAGGAGCTTCGCGGGGCAAAGGAGGCGCTCGGCTGGCCCACCGAGGAGACGTTTTACGTCCCCGACGCGGTCTACGACCACATGCGGGCGGCGAAGACGGAGGGGCAGGAGGCCCAGCGCGAATGGGAGGGCCTCCGGGCCGACTACGAAGAGGCCCACCCCGAACAGGCCGCCCGGCTGAAGCGCTGGATGAACCGGGAGCTGCCGGAGGGATGGGAGGAGGCCCTTCCTGCGTTCGAGCCGACGGCGGACACGGGGGAGGAGCGGGCCACCCGCAAGGCGAGCGGGCTCACCCTCGAGGCGCTGGCCCCGGAGGTGGGATACCTGATCGGCGGCTCGGCGGACCTCACCGGGTCGAACAAGACCGACGTGGAGGGGCGGGGCGACTTCCAGAAAGACAGCCGAAGCGGGCGGTACTTCCGGTTCGGGGTGCGGGAGCACGCGATGGCGGGACTCGCCAACGGGATGGCCCTGCACGGAGGCATCCAGCCCTACGCCGGCACGTTCCTCATCTTTAGCGACTACCTGCGTCCGTCCCTGCGGCTGAGTGCCCTGATGGAGCAGCCGGTCGTGTACGTGTTTACCCACGACTCGATTGGGCTTGGGGAGGACGGGCCGACGCACCAGCCGGTGGAGCACCTGATGGCGCTGCGGGCAATCCCCGGGGCGACCCTGATCCGGCCGGCCGACGCGAACGAGGCGGCCCGGGCGTGGGCGGCGGCGGTGACCCGGACCGGCGGGCCGACGGCGCTGGCCCTGACGCGGCAGACCCTGCCCATTTTCGACCGCACCGAGCTGACGACGGCGGAGGGGCTCCACCGCGGCGCCTACATTCTGCGGGAGGCGGCGGGGCAGCCGGACGCGGTGCTGATGGGGACCGGGAGCGAAGTCCAGCATGCCCTGCAGGCCGCCCGCGCCCTCGAGAAGGACGGCATCCAGGCGCAGGTGGTAAGCATGCCGAGCTGGGAGCTTTTCGAGGAGCAGTCCGAGACCTACCGGCGAAAGGTGCTGCCGCCGTCGGTCGAGGCGCGCGTCTCGATCGAGGCGGGCGTCACGCAGGGCTGGGAGCGCTACGTGGGCCCCGAGGGCACCGCGATCGGGGTGGACCGGTTCGGGGCGTCGGCGCCGGGGGAGCGGGTCATGGAGGCGTACGGCCTGACCGCCACGCGGGTCGCCGAGGAAGCCCGCTCGCTGGTGCGGGGGTAG
- the fsa gene encoding fructose-6-phosphate aldolase has translation MKFFVDTANLEDIREANDMGVLDGVTTNPSLVKAEGNVDFHERVLEICQTVGGDVSAEVTATEFDGMMEEAHTLAQIHDNVVVKIPLIKDGIKALRALDEEGIKTNCTLCFSPTQALVAAKAGADYISPFIGRIDDISSDGMGLIEEIVQIYDNYGFETEILAASIRHPTHVKRAALAGADVATMPFETMTKLLEHPLTDRGLERFLDDWEDYKEARDEAPATTTA, from the coding sequence ATGAAGTTCTTTGTAGACACCGCCAACCTTGAAGACATCCGTGAAGCCAACGACATGGGCGTCCTCGACGGGGTGACCACGAACCCCTCCCTCGTGAAGGCGGAGGGCAACGTGGACTTCCACGAGCGCGTGCTGGAGATCTGCCAGACCGTGGGCGGAGATGTCTCCGCGGAGGTGACGGCGACGGAGTTCGACGGCATGATGGAGGAGGCCCACACCCTGGCCCAGATCCACGACAACGTCGTCGTCAAAATCCCGCTCATCAAAGACGGCATCAAGGCGCTCCGCGCCCTGGACGAGGAGGGAATCAAGACAAACTGCACGCTCTGCTTCTCGCCGACGCAGGCGCTCGTGGCGGCGAAGGCGGGGGCCGACTACATCAGCCCCTTTATCGGGCGCATCGACGACATCTCGTCCGACGGCATGGGCCTGATCGAGGAGATCGTGCAGATCTACGACAACTACGGGTTTGAGACGGAGATCCTTGCCGCGTCGATCCGACACCCCACCCACGTGAAGCGGGCGGCCCTGGCGGGGGCGGACGTGGCGACGATGCCGTTCGAGACGATGACGAAGCTGCTGGAGCATCCGCTCACGGACCGCGGGCTGGAGCGCTTCCTAGACGACTGGGAGGACTACAAGGAGGCCCGAGACGAGGCCCCCGCGACCACGACGGCGTAA
- a CDS encoding calcineurin-like phosphoesterase C-terminal domain-containing protein, which yields MSPSRRDFLKYLGLTGAALSAPGVAAASPRLGTDRRAVTVTGRVAGPEGGIEGVPVTDGVAVTQTGPDGRYELAAAPRRPFVYLSVPSGYRLPTHDTGTARLYRSIDASGGGTATASFRLTPLDRDDEQHAFLFLADPQARTAAEMQQFRDETVPDVQEAVRALGDRPVFGVGGGDLVFDDLSLFSGYEAAVQEMGIPFVQAVGNHDLNFDAPGDPGSTATFRRHFGPEYYSFDRGAVHYVVLDDVYWPGSDGFGRETGDYHGHLDAAQLAWLEQDLALVEDGRPVVVFTHIPPLSTAYERRGEASPSVRGRIGNRAALYELLDPFDAHIVSGHVHENEHRFADGPHEHVVGTVCGAWWTGPVCYDGTPKGYAVYEVDGESVAWRYKATGRAADHQVRAYPAGADPEAPGEWVANVWDATEDWTVVWYEDGIRTGAMARRVGLDPMSRRRHDGDDRPEKHPWVEPQPTAHLYYAPANPDANRVRVEATDPFGRTYAARPSSHRG from the coding sequence ATGTCTCCATCCCGCCGCGACTTCTTGAAGTACCTGGGCCTCACCGGGGCCGCCCTCAGCGCGCCCGGCGTGGCCGCCGCCTCGCCCCGCCTGGGCACCGACCGCCGGGCCGTGACGGTCACCGGCCGCGTGGCGGGCCCCGAGGGCGGCATCGAGGGGGTGCCCGTCACCGATGGCGTCGCCGTCACGCAGACCGGCCCCGACGGGCGCTACGAGCTGGCGGCCGCGCCCCGCCGGCCGTTTGTCTACCTCTCGGTGCCGAGCGGGTACCGCCTACCGACGCACGACACCGGCACGGCCCGCCTCTACCGATCCATCGACGCGTCCGGCGGCGGCACGGCGACGGCGTCGTTTCGGCTCACGCCCCTCGACCGCGACGACGAGCAGCACGCGTTCCTCTTCCTGGCCGATCCGCAGGCCCGGACGGCGGCGGAAATGCAGCAGTTCCGGGACGAGACGGTGCCGGACGTGCAGGAGGCCGTGCGGGCGCTCGGGGACCGTCCCGTCTTCGGGGTGGGCGGGGGCGACCTCGTGTTCGACGACCTGTCGCTCTTCTCCGGCTACGAGGCGGCGGTTCAGGAGATGGGCATCCCGTTCGTGCAGGCGGTGGGCAACCACGACCTCAACTTCGACGCGCCGGGCGACCCCGGCTCCACGGCCACCTTCCGCCGGCACTTCGGCCCCGAGTACTACTCGTTCGACCGCGGGGCCGTCCACTACGTCGTGCTCGACGACGTGTACTGGCCGGGGAGCGACGGCTTTGGGCGGGAGACCGGTGACTACCACGGCCACCTCGACGCCGCCCAGCTTGCGTGGCTGGAGCAGGACCTCGCGCTCGTGGAGGACGGCCGCCCCGTCGTCGTGTTCACGCACATCCCGCCCCTCAGTACCGCCTACGAGCGGCGCGGGGAGGCGAGCCCGTCGGTCCGCGGGCGGATTGGAAACCGGGCCGCGCTCTACGAACTGCTCGATCCGTTCGACGCCCACATCGTCAGCGGGCACGTCCACGAAAACGAACACCGCTTTGCCGACGGGCCGCACGAGCACGTGGTGGGCACGGTGTGCGGCGCCTGGTGGACCGGCCCGGTCTGCTACGACGGCACGCCCAAGGGCTACGCGGTCTACGAGGTGGACGGGGAATCCGTCGCGTGGCGCTACAAGGCCACCGGCCGCGCCGCCGACCACCAGGTGCGGGCGTACCCGGCGGGGGCCGACCCCGAGGCGCCGGGCGAGTGGGTGGCCAACGTCTGGGACGCCACCGAGGACTGGACGGTCGTCTGGTACGAGGACGGCATCCGCACCGGCGCCATGGCCCGCCGCGTGGGCCTCGATCCGATGAGCCGGCGCCGCCACGACGGGGACGACCGGCCGGAGAAGCACCCGTGGGTGGAGCCCCAGCCCACCGCCCATCTGTACTACGCGCCCGCCAACCCCGACGCGAATCGGGTGCGCGTGGAGGCCACCGATCCCTTCGGGCGCACCTACGCGGCCCGCCCCTCCTCACACAGGGGATGA
- the recG gene encoding ATP-dependent DNA helicase RecG, with the protein MSEDFLQQDVRYVKGVGEKRADVWAEQHGVRTVHDLLRFYPRRYLDRTTVTPVRRLREGPDSVTVVGTVRSVNVVPSNNQKRLEIILEGEQGGRMKGTWFQGVWWVRKAFDEGDRVAFHGTVEKYGRWHSMTHPDFDRLNDEGPLLDTGRIVPLYPGGEAMSNVGLTSRTVRRVLYDLFKEHGLKLTETMPDWIMDEYALMEGRVALRAIHFPKTQQELSRAQRRLKFEELFFIQLLLAQMHEQQEEVAGPAFDDPGAYTREFVREVLPFELTGAQTRALREIIGDVQTGTQMNRLLQGDVGSGKTVVAVAAMMHAYDSGYQSAFMAPTEILAEQHHANLQDYLRPLGLEPRLLIGSQTKAEREAALQAVRTGESPVAVGTHALIQDEVAFDRLGLAVVDEQHRFGVAQRAEMFEKGERPHMLLMTATPIPRSLALTLYGDLDVSKIDEMPPGRKPVETRLRAEKRRGEVYAFLRDRLEQGEQAFVVYPLVEESEKMDLKDAESGAEALREKFPDYTVGLVHGQLSADDKDATMRRFTEGDIDLLVATTVIEVGVDVPNATVMLVEHAERFGLSQLHQLRGRVGRSDQQSYCVLMASYKRSQEAKQRLEAMARTNDGFEISETDLQIRGAGDFFGTRQSGMPDLKIADLTEDDEILEVAREAAFALIEKDPHLRADEHERLRRRYREDYAEHGLGFARVG; encoded by the coding sequence ATGAGTGAGGACTTCCTTCAGCAAGACGTCCGCTACGTAAAGGGCGTGGGGGAGAAGCGCGCCGACGTGTGGGCCGAGCAGCACGGCGTGCGCACGGTGCACGACCTGCTGCGCTTCTACCCCCGCCGCTACCTCGACCGCACGACCGTAACCCCGGTGCGGCGGCTGCGGGAGGGCCCCGACTCGGTCACGGTCGTCGGGACCGTCCGCTCCGTCAACGTGGTGCCCAGCAACAACCAGAAGCGGCTCGAAATCATCCTGGAGGGGGAGCAGGGCGGGCGCATGAAGGGGACGTGGTTTCAGGGGGTCTGGTGGGTACGCAAGGCGTTCGACGAGGGCGACCGCGTGGCCTTCCACGGCACGGTGGAGAAGTACGGCCGCTGGCACTCGATGACCCACCCGGACTTCGACCGCCTCAACGACGAGGGCCCCCTCCTCGACACGGGCCGCATCGTGCCGCTCTACCCGGGCGGGGAGGCCATGAGCAACGTCGGCCTCACGAGCCGGACCGTCCGCCGCGTCCTGTACGACCTGTTCAAGGAGCACGGCCTGAAGCTCACGGAGACAATGCCCGACTGGATCATGGACGAGTACGCCCTCATGGAGGGCCGCGTGGCGCTGCGGGCCATTCACTTCCCGAAGACCCAGCAGGAGCTCTCGCGGGCGCAGCGGCGGCTCAAGTTCGAGGAGCTTTTCTTCATCCAGCTCCTGCTGGCCCAGATGCACGAGCAACAGGAGGAGGTGGCGGGGCCCGCCTTCGACGACCCCGGCGCGTACACCCGCGAGTTTGTACGGGAGGTGCTGCCCTTCGAGCTCACGGGCGCCCAGACCCGGGCCCTGCGCGAGATCATTGGCGACGTACAGACGGGCACGCAGATGAACCGCCTCCTGCAGGGGGACGTGGGCAGCGGCAAAACGGTCGTCGCCGTGGCCGCCATGATGCACGCCTACGACAGCGGCTACCAGAGCGCCTTCATGGCCCCCACCGAGATCCTCGCCGAGCAGCACCACGCCAACCTGCAGGACTACCTCCGCCCGCTGGGGCTGGAGCCCCGCCTGCTGATTGGGAGCCAGACGAAGGCGGAGCGGGAGGCGGCCCTCCAGGCCGTCCGCACCGGCGAGAGCCCGGTCGCCGTCGGCACGCACGCCCTCATCCAGGACGAGGTCGCGTTCGACCGTCTCGGCCTCGCGGTGGTCGACGAGCAGCACCGCTTCGGGGTGGCCCAGCGGGCCGAGATGTTCGAGAAGGGCGAGCGGCCCCACATGCTCCTCATGACGGCCACCCCCATTCCCCGCTCCCTCGCCCTCACGCTCTACGGCGACCTCGACGTGTCGAAGATTGACGAGATGCCGCCGGGCCGCAAGCCGGTCGAGACGCGCCTGCGGGCCGAGAAACGCCGGGGGGAGGTGTACGCCTTCCTGCGCGACCGGCTGGAGCAGGGCGAGCAGGCGTTCGTGGTGTACCCGCTCGTGGAGGAGAGCGAGAAGATGGACCTGAAGGACGCGGAGAGCGGGGCGGAGGCGCTGCGGGAGAAATTCCCGGACTACACGGTCGGGCTCGTCCACGGCCAGCTCTCGGCCGACGACAAGGACGCGACGATGCGCCGGTTCACGGAGGGGGACATCGACCTCCTCGTGGCCACGACCGTGATCGAGGTGGGGGTCGACGTGCCGAACGCGACGGTGATGCTCGTGGAGCACGCCGAGCGGTTCGGGCTCAGCCAGCTGCACCAACTGCGCGGCCGGGTGGGGCGGTCCGACCAGCAGAGCTACTGCGTCCTCATGGCCAGCTACAAACGGAGTCAGGAGGCGAAGCAGCGCCTGGAGGCGATGGCCCGCACGAACGACGGCTTCGAGATCAGCGAGACGGACCTCCAGATCCGGGGCGCCGGGGACTTCTTTGGCACCCGCCAGAGCGGCATGCCCGACCTCAAGATTGCCGACCTCA
- a CDS encoding SAM-dependent methyltransferase: MSRLRPTTISLVAPLLVLWAVLPLRGTGQTVDPLPPILQEEPLTESAVISDSDTVEKDVPYVSTSQRVVNRMLEAAQVTSDDVVIDLGSGDGRIPIAAAQRHGASGIGVEIDPELVAKARENAEAAGVSDLVEFRQGDLFEADLGEATVVTLYLWPEINVKLRPKLLRTLEPGDRIVSHDFRMGDWEPDRVIDLGPGKIGQETVYLWTVPASVPEDLLDISDEVEVQ, from the coding sequence ATGTCCCGTTTGCGTCCCACAACGATTTCTCTCGTCGCGCCCCTCCTCGTGCTCTGGGCTGTTCTGCCCCTGCGGGGGACCGGTCAAACCGTGGACCCGCTCCCGCCGATCCTGCAGGAGGAGCCGCTGACCGAGTCGGCCGTCATCTCCGACTCGGACACCGTCGAGAAGGACGTCCCGTACGTCTCCACGTCGCAGCGCGTCGTGAACCGGATGCTCGAGGCGGCCCAGGTGACCAGCGACGACGTGGTGATCGACCTCGGTAGCGGCGACGGGCGCATCCCGATTGCCGCCGCCCAACGACACGGCGCCAGCGGCATCGGCGTCGAGATCGATCCGGAGCTGGTCGCCAAGGCCCGCGAGAACGCGGAGGCGGCCGGGGTCTCCGACCTGGTCGAGTTTCGGCAGGGCGACCTGTTTGAGGCCGACCTAGGCGAGGCGACGGTCGTGACCCTGTACCTGTGGCCGGAGATCAACGTGAAGCTGCGCCCGAAGCTGCTCCGGACACTGGAGCCTGGGGACCGGATCGTCTCGCACGACTTTCGGATGGGCGACTGGGAGCCGGACCGGGTCATCGACCTCGGCCCGGGCAAGATTGGGCAGGAAACGGTCTACCTCTGGACCGTCCCCGCCTCCGTCCCCGAGGACCTGCTGGACATCAGCGACGAGGTGGAGGTGCAGTGA